The window GTTTAAACGAAATGATAAAAGATTTGTAGAGGTCTATACATTCTATTCCAGCAATCCTTTAATGATGAAATATACTCTAGGGTGTGTTGGAAAAAATAAAAATATTGCAGAGCTTTTGAAAGATGAAGTATATTCTGCACCATTCTATATCTCTCTACGGGATCAGTTATTAAAAAATGAAGACAAACAAGATGAAATAGTAAAAACCCAATTAGCACAAATTAAAGAAGAGGGCTATGGTAAACTTACAGAAGAAAATGTCAAATCAGTAAAAATACAACTGGAAAAAATTGATCATAAAAAAAACTAAATTTCTTGGTTACTTCAAAATAAATCTAAAATTAAATCTGGCCGAACTCAATATATTCAACTTTTAACAGCTCCACACCATGATCGAAATAAAAAAATATTCTAACCAGTCGGGACATCCTGAGCCAAGACGGGTCATCAGGTACACTTTATTCTGGTGCCATCATGGAAGTGCAGAAATTCTGATTGATGAATATATTTTTATCCTGAAAACCAGTCAGGTTGTAACCATTACTTCAGGACAGTTTCATCAATTAAAATCGGTGGAAGGTGAGCTTACTGCATTGGAATTCACACTTGATTTTTTCTGTAAAAGTGACAGTGATATTGAGCTTATCTTTCACAACGGGCTTTTTTGTCATTTTGGAATGAATGAAATGATTACAGTGCAACATCCTGAATTGTTTTCTGAAACGCTGAATACCATAGCAAAAGAAATTCAGGATCAGCCTTACCAATATCTTATCTCTACACATTCTCTTGTTGAATTACTTTTGGTGGAAATCAACCGCAGTAAAATTGCCAATGGTGATGAAATCTGGAAACCGGACGCTTTATTTCTAAAGTTCCTTGAAAGTGTGAGAGATCATTTTAAAGACAATTATCAAGTCTCTCATTTTGCTAATATTCTTGGAACTACTGAAGCGAAGCTGAATGAGGTTTCAAAGATCCACACCAACAAAACCGCCCAGAATGTGATCTACAGTCTGACCATTTCCGAAGCCAAGAGACTTTTACTTTATGAAAAGCTTACCGTAAAAGAAATTGCTTATCAGCTTGGCTTCAATGATCCTTTTTATTTTTCAAATTTCTTTAAAAAACATACGTCACGTTCTCCTAAAGATTATCAGAAGACAGTAAAAGAAATCTGAAAAAAATCAGCAGTTTTTTATTAACTTCCAGCATCCAGCTCCCCACTTCCCTCCTAAATATTATATACTTTTTCCGGAATTGTCTATTCTTTAGACGATGGCTTTCGCTGAACTTTGTACTGTCATTAAGACTTAAAAATTATAAGTATGAAAACTCAACAGGATGCCGCCATTTTTTTATTAAGAATAGCTCTGGCTTTTGGATTTTTATCTGCTGTGGCAAGCAGACTGAATCTTTGGGGATCCCAATCTTCCGGCTGGAAAAATTTTGTCCGCTATACCGCTGAAACCAATTCGTTTTTACCACAGTCGTGGGCATCTTCTATTGCAGTATTATCTACTGCGGCAGAATTATCAATTGGGATTCTGCTTCTTTTGGGTTTTCAGGTAAAAAGAACAGCATGGTGCGCTTCTATTCTCACTTTATTTTTTGCCATCGCTATGAGTTTTTCTTTTGGAATTAAAGAATCTCTGGATTATTCGGTCTTTGTATTCAGCGCCGGAGCTTTTCTCCTGAGTTCTTTTTCCCGTTTTGAATGGAGTTTAGACCAATTTTTAAATCAATAACAATTAAAATTTATATATCATGAACACCAACATCCACGATTACATCGTAAAAACAAAACAAAAAGAATGGCAGCCTTTAATTGAAAAAGGAATTCATTATGAAGGAATTTTTGTAAAATCTCTGAAATTTGATCCTGAAAAAAATCGTTCTACCAGCATTCTTTTAAAGTTTGAACCGGGAGCCAGCTATCCTTATCACAATCATCCTGCGGGAGAGGAATTGTTTATCATGGAAGGTGATGCTACTATTGCAGGAGCCCAACTTGAAAAAGGTGATTATTTGTATACTCCATCGAATTTTAAACATTCCGTGAAGTCTGAACAAGGCTGTACCATACTTTTTATAGTGCCTGAGGAAGTGGAAATTCTTTAAACCACTGATAAAACAAAACCACAGTAAATTTTTTACTGTGGTTGATCATAATTTAAAAAAAATAGGATTGGAGTTATTTTAAAGCGGTTTTATCTGGTGAAATCGGTCGGAAATCAAGTAACGTTTTTTTCTTTCTTATAAGATCTATCAGAGTCTGCACTGAAAAAGTGAGGATGATATAGAGTACAATGAGCACTGATACATATCCTATTTCATGCTGTCTGTACCCGAAAATACCTTTTCCCCATGAGATCAGGATCCACTGGATCATATACATTGAAGTTAAGTTTTTACTGCAGTATTTCAGAACACGCATAAAGCCATTTTCTTTCACGTTGGCCGTAATGGTATTGATCAGCCATAAAAAGAACAAGGTCCAACCTGCAAAATAAATAACCCCGCCAGGCCCCATATGGTAAAAACCGTTGTAATTATAGTCACTATACAGAAAAACCAATGGTGCCCCTATCGCAATAAACAAAAGTCCCACATACAGCATCTTTCTAAATATCTGTTTGGTATCGTAATTCAGCTCCTGAAACCATTTCCCGAAAAACATTCCGATAATAATAAAAGCCATCCATGGGAAAACAGGGAAATAAACATAGGCCGGATAATCTGTATTGAAAAGAAGATCCAGAATATAATTGATGACAGGATAATCCAGATGGAGTCCGCTCACTTCTCGGGAGATCAGTGCAACGAATAAGCCTATAGCCAGCATGACATATTTATTTTTCACATATGCTCTGATAAACCCTACGAACAGTAAAGACATCCCTGCCAGCTGTAAAATATCTCCCAGCTGTACCAGATAGACATACTGCTGCTCAATGGGGGCCTGCCAGCCGTATTTTTGCATAAAATTATCGGGTGCAAAATTAAAAATCACAGGGATCATAAATTTCATAAAATTCATGAAGAGGCCCGCAAACACAAGTAAAACTCCTCTTTTCAGGGCGCTCTTAAGGCTTTGATGGCTGGAGGTCATGAAGGTAATCCCCATACAGATCAGGAAAATGGAAGTTCCCCTTCCGAGAAAAACAATAAAACTGCCGATGGCTGTTTCATATTGTGATTTTACATTGGCATACACCAATAAGGTATGGATAATGATCATTCCAATGACGCTTATACCTTTTATTAAATCCAGGGTGAGGATTCTTTTGTTTTGTTGTTCCATAGTTTTTAGTGAAAATGTGGGTTAGAGGGATAAAATTGATTTCATAATTATTTTCCGAATAATATTTTTATTTATTCTAAATAAAAATCAAATATACAAATTAAAACCACTCCTCCTAATTCATTATTCACTTTTCATAAAATAGTAATTATGACCCATTAATTTCAGGATGAATGCCTGATTATTATGAATAACTACAGTGATCAAACCAATAAATGGCTCTGGAATTTACCAGCATAAACAACTGGTATCCTTTACATAAAAACTCTTCCGCTGGGAAGAGTTTTACTATAATGACTATGATCCAGGCAATTCTGGCGGAGGCATTTTGTACTGGTAACTGTTCAGGGTTTTCAAGAATGCTACAATATCAAAAACTTCGTCATCGGTAAGATTCAGTTTTTCTATCATCCTCGATTTACGTGGAAACTTAGGATCATTGATCTGTTCTCCTTTCGGGATTTCTTTACCCATTCCGGCATTATACATCATGAGTGTATTAGCCAGTTCAGGAAAAAGACCGTTGTGCATATAAGGTTTGTTCTCCGAAACTTCTCTCAATGTAGGGGTTTTGAATTTTCCCACATCTTCATTTTTTTTAGTGACCAGATATCTTCCCAGATCTTCATATGGGCTGCCGTAATAAGTAAGTCCGAGATTGTGGAATTTCTGATCGGAGAAATAAGGAGTGTTATGGCAATTGATACAGTTCGCTTTTGTTCTGAATAAGTGAAGACCATTGATTTCAGAATCCGTTAAAATATCTTTTTTTCCGGAAACAAATTCATCAAACCTTGATGGCGGACTGATCAGAGAACGCTCAAAAGTGGCAATGGCCTTTACAATTCTGTCCTCGGTTACTTCAGCATTTCCGAAAGCTTTTACAAAGAAAGGCTGATAATCCTTTATTTTCCTGATATTTTTCGTTGCCATAGACATATGGAGATTCATTTCTACCGGATTTTCGACAGGCACCTTCACCTGCTCTTCCAAAGTGGCTGAGCGTCCGTCCCAGAAGAATGTTTTAGCATATCCTATATTGACTAGAGCAGGTGCGTTTCTCGTTCCTGACTGCCTGTCATGCCCTATGGAAACCCTGCTACCGTCTGACCATCCTATTTCAGGTTTGTGGCAGTTGGCACAGGAAATCTGTCCGCTTTTTGATAATCTTGGATCAAAGAACAGCATTTTTCCCAGCTCCATTTTATCTTCGGAATAGGGATTATTCTCAGGAAAATTCATTTTGCCCAAAGGCCCGATATCCTGAAATCCTTCTTTGGCTTCATCAAATAAATGGGGAGTTGGCCATTTGGTTGGGTCGCCGCTGCTGTATAATGTACGAAGCTCTTCTACAGTATATCCCGTAGGATTGTTATCAGAAGTATAACTTAGTAAACATATTATTCCGGCCATAGCCAGAAAAGCAATATATCTGTCTTTCATTACTTTAATAATAAACATTTAATCCTGCTAAAACCACATGATTTGCTCTGCCATTGTATTCTGCCTGCCTTTTATACGTACTGTTCAACAGCCAGGTCTGAGAAAAATTTCCAAAAAGCTCATACCTGATTTTTTTCTGATCAAAAATATAACTTACGTTACATTTAAGGTCTATTTTAGGCGTTGCATCATAGGCAAAGTCCGGCTGAGCGATCTTCGTTGCAAAGATATTCTCTTTTGTACTCTGATAAGGCTGATAATTGAATTCTTTTTCCAAAGGTACGTAAAGATTCTGCGAAAGACCTACGGCCAGCTTGCGTGAAGGCTTTACAACAAATTCTTTTTCTGCTCCGAGAAGGTAATGGAAGAACGCCAGTTTTCTATCCATTATTACAGATAAATCCCTTATACGGTTTTTTCCATAGGCTGCATCAAAAAGAATTTTAAAAGCTTCATTTTTACGGTTGAACCAAACTAAACTGTTCTGCCAGAAGAGATTCTTCTGCTCCAGACGGTATGAGGTATACTTGCTCCGAAAACGATTACTTTTTTGACATATTGATTAAATTATTTGTTGCCTTGATAGAACCAGTTTGATATTTCATTGACAGCCTGACCAATTACCCTTGGATCGTCATAAAATTGAAAATGTACAGTTTTGTCCATCCAAATTGACTTTTTGTTTTTCGTTGGAATGGAGTTGAAAATCTGTTTGGCAAATTCATAACCACCATCACTCATTTCTCCATGAATCAGTAAAGTGGGTTTTGATATTTTTTTTGCTACTGACAAAGCATCAAAATTCAACGTTTCCCATTCACTCATTGCCGCTACTTTGTTTTGCCAACCGCCACGATAGGTAAAATAAGGCGCTTTATTTTCCCAAGGATAATACCACTCATATATTGGTAACGGAGGTAAAAGCTGCTCGCTTCCTTTATTATCAATTATTTTGATGTATTCAACATTTCCTGTTTTTTCAAATTTTTCTCTGGCAAGTTTTGCTCTTTGCAAATGGGTGTTCCAAATTTTTTCATCTCCTAAAAGATGCACCATATTTTCTTTTATCAGATAATTTCCAGAAACCAATGCTATTGCTTTTATCCGCTCATCATCAATACTTACCTGCATCATTTCGTTTGTACCATTGCAAATACCCATAATGAAAATTTCATTAACCTCCACATCATTTCGTGCAGTCAAATAACTAATAGCTGACTTTACATCTTCTTCTTTATTTTTCAGGCTTTCAAATTGTCTGGGCAGTCCTTCACTTTCTCCATAGCCCCTTGCATCAAAACACAAAGTCACAAAACCTTTTTCGGCCAACCGTGTTGCATATTGAATAGGTGATTGTTCTTTTACCGAACATATAGGTCCCAAAATAACCACTGCAGGTTTCTTCTTTTTGCGATCACTATTACACAAAAGTCCTGCTACATTTTGGTTATTACTTTTAAAGTTTATTTTTTCGACTGTATAAGTTTGAGCATTCATATTTATGATTTTAAAAATTAAGAGAACAACTATTAAGGCTTGCTTCATTTTCTATTTATTTTAAATTATACATTAATCTTCAGGAAGTGTAAGTTTTACGAATATTACTTTATCTCAATTGATTACTAGATAAATTTGAAGATTTAAAATTCTACTTTTTCCACTCTTTTATTTTTTTACTTACCGAAATTCCTGCATTACTCACTTTAATAATATGCGTTTGATAATTTCCCAATTGTTCCAAATACCTGAAAAATCTTCCATCATCGCCATAACCGTCAGTAACATTGTGCATGGTAAAAAGGCTTCCCATTTTTAGTTTAGCTTCGCACAATTTAAAGAATTCAGTGTAGCCATCTTGTGGCTGCGTACTCCAAGTTGCATCCGAAAAAACAAAATCAAAAGTTCCGTTTAATATGGGAATAATTTGCATGGCATCACCTAATTTCATTTCAATTAAATGAGAGACTCCCGCTTTTTCAAAATTGGTTTTGGCTTTTTCAAACCGTCCTTTATCGATTTCGATTGTTGTAACTTTCCCTCCTGTTTTTTCTGCGGCTTTTGCCAACCAAATCGTAGAATGTCCGCTTGAGGTACCAATTTCCAGAATATTTTTACAGTTGTTGGCTAAAATTAATTTTTCTAATTCCTGTCCGTCTTCAAAAGGGATGTTGTAGTCAGTCCAACTCTTGCAGTGTTGGATTAGGAAATTGTGAATTGTATTCGTTTTTGATATTACTTCGTTCATCATTTTTTTTTGATGATACAAAGATGAGTAGAAAAGAAAAGGGTTGGTTAGGACAAAACGTAAGTTTATCGGTACTTTTAATAAATGCTTTTTCTGAAATCTAATGGAGAAAGCCCGATTTGTTTTTTGAAATAACGTGCAAAATAACTGCTGTCATCAAAGCCAAGTTGATCGGCAATCTGGGTTACTGTCAATTCGGAAAAGTGCAGTAACTGTTGAGCTTCTAAAATAATTCGTTCTCTGATTATTTCAGCAGGTCTTTTTCCACTGGTGGCTTTTACGAATGTATTTAATTGATGAGCAGTAATATTTAATTGCGACGCATATTCTGAAACTGAAAGATTTTTGGCAAAGTTTAATTCAACCAAATTTTTAAATTGCTTAAAAACTACAATTTGATGTTTGCTATTACTTTGATGATTTGTTGCTGAAAATAATTTTTGAATACGTCTTAGCAGGACTAATAATAATGCCTGGATAGTTTCGGTTGACGGTTCACAGCTTTTAGATTCCTGATAAAGTAAATCTACAATTGGTTCTATCGTTGTTTTGTCCTCGTTTTTAATTTGTAAAAATGGATTTTCGTAAATATTATCTAAATAGGAAAGTTCAAACAGGATATTTTTATTTTGAAACATTTGAAGAAAGAACTGTTCTGTAAATAATATTGCATAACCTTGTATATTTTCCCATTCTTCAAACAAATGCAATTGACCTGGTGAAATAAAAAACAACGTATCATCCGCAATAGTATAGTTTTTGTAATCAATGTTTTGATTGCTTTTTCCTTTTCCAATCCACAAAATTTCGTAAAAATTATGCTTGTGCGGAAATTCAATATTTTCGGGTTCTACCATATCTTCAAATTTATCTATCAAAAAATAAACCTGATGATCAGATTGATTTATAAGGTCGGCTATTGATATGGTTTTAAGCATTCTGTAAAGATAATAAAGTCAAGTCTCTTATCAAATGACATGTTCAAACTACATATGATGAGCAAATACTGCTTTCTGAGAAATTATAAAATGAAAAAACAATTTCAGAAGGTATCAAACTATGCTCAGGTATTTCGTTACAAATATGGTACAAATACATAATAAAAATGATAAAATTTAAGTGTAAATAAAAATCATCAAAAACAAAAATCGCTGTAAATATAATATTTACAGCGATTTTTTTAATTATAATTATTTGATGTTAATCAATCATTATTTCACTTCTTCTAATATTTAACAAATTAAATATCAATCATTTACAATTCTATGGTACAAATATGGTACAAAATAATCAGTGAAAAAAGAATAAAATAAAGTGTTATAAATCAACCATTTGAGACAAAAACAACCATTTTGTTACTCATTGATATTCACAATTAATTTATATAAATAATAACAAAATCGTGCCGAAAAAAATTAGCAAGTACGTTTATGTCTTCTACATTAAAGTACAAGTTTTGTATATTTGGGTAAAGCTAATACACTATGAATCAATTAAGTTTTGATTATATCGCTGTGGAAAAGATTAAACTGGCTGGTCCATTCTTTTTTATAAACAAAAAAGTGGAAAATGGACACATTTTTCAAATAGCATATGATAAAGAAAACGCTACATTTTCTGCAATATATCAAGGAGGAAAAACTTATCACATTTCGAATAATCACATTCTATTTTCTACTGAATTAGAAAAAACATCAGATGGCTTCAAAGTAAAAGGTTGTGTAAAAAACGCAAATGAAACTACGAAAACATTCTTCGATGATTTTAAAATTAATGGTAAAGGTGAAGATGGTAAGACATTACGTGCCGCTCAATCCGGCGCTGTTTATAAACTTATGGGACATTGGTCACTTTCTAAAGATGTAGCAACTATTGTTTTACCTACAGGAACGGGAAAGACAGAAACTATGTTAGTTGCTTCTTTAGCTGACAAAGCAGAAAAAACATTAATAATTGTTCCTTCAATTGAACTTAAAAATCAAATAGCAGGCAAGTTCTCTACTTGGGGAATGCTTCGTGAACTTGGTGTTATTAGCGAAAGTACACCTAATCCAATAGTTTTAGTACTTAGTAAAATTTTAAGTAATAAATCCAGTCTTGATTCTATCAAAATAGCTGATGTTGTGGTTTCAACACCATCATTAATTGCAAGAGCAACTAAAGAAGTAAAATCTAATTTAAAGGAGCTATTTACTCACGTTTATTTTGATGAGGCACATCATATTAAAGCCGATGAATGGGATCAAATAAAAAACTTATTTAAAAAATCAAAAATCGTACAGTTTACAGCAACTCCTTATCGAAATGATAAAAAGCCAATTGAAGGAGAAGTGGTATATAATTATCCTTTATCTAAGGCATTAGAAGATGAATGTTTTTCAAAAATTTCATTGGTATCAATAGATGAAAGAAATCCAAGCAAAAAAGATGAGGCAATTGCAAGAGCTGCAATGGAAAGACTTACCGAAGACCATACTCGAGGCTGGATTCGTCATAAAATGATGGTTAGGACTGAAACGGCACCCAGAGCAGAATTTCTGTTCACAAAATATAAAGAGTGGTTTCCAGATAAAAGAATAGTTGTTGTCCATTCAAAAACTACTGGTAGAAGTAAAATTGTAGAACAAATAAAAAAAGGTAAATATGATATTGTAATCTGCGTAGATATGTTGAAAGAAGGGTTTGATTATCCTGATTTTAAAATTGCCGCTGTTCACGACTTGCATAAATCTATATCAGTCCTACTACAGTTTATTGGAAGATTTACACGAACCCAAAAGGAATTAGGCGATGCATCATTTGTTGTAAACTATGCAGAAGAATCAATGTCTACGGAATTAGAGAACTTGTTTCAGGAAGGAGCCGGATGGGAAATGGTAATCAGTGAAATTGCTGATGCCAGAAAAGCCGAAGCAGAATCACTACTGACATTTTTACAAGGTTGTAAACCATATAGTGGTTTTGATTCTCCCGAAATAGAACTTAATCCTAAATTAGTATATCCAGCATTAAGTTGTGTTTGTTATAAATGTGAACAAATTGATTGGAGTAAATTTAGGGAAGCATTCAATCTAAAAAATTATGCTATCACGCAACCATACTATAATCAAAAAGAGAATGTTTTTTATTTCACAACGCAAAAAAGAGAAAAGGTGAAATGGGCAAGAACTGACAAAATGCGTGATCAAACCTGGAATCTGGTCGTGATGCATTATGATACCACTACAAAACTTTTGTACGTAGGCTATTCAGAAAAAAGATTGGATGTAAACTACTTGGTTGAGAATTTGACAGGTGATAAACCAGATATATTGAATGGTGATTGTGTATTTCGATTTTTCGATTCCATAAAGCGATTAAGCATAATTCACGCAGGAATATTTAAGCCTGCGAATCATCTTCATAGATATTCAAGACTCAGTGGTGCTGATGTGACAACGGAATTAACCAAATGGAAAGAAGGAAAACGATGTCAAAAGTCAGATTTTGTAGGCATGGGATATCGTGACGGATTCCCTATAAGTGTGGGTGCGTCTGTTAAAGGTAAAATTTGGAGCCCAGCTCGAATAGGTGATCTAAAAGAATGGAAAACGTGGTGCTTGGAGGTTGGTAAATTAATTACTGACGAAAGTATTAATTCAAACCAACTATTAGAAGATTCTGCAGAAAAAATTCAATTAGAAAAATATCCGGAAGACCTCATCGTATTAGCCACTGATTGGGCTGAAGATCTTTATAGCAGAATACATAAGCTAACTATCCGTCTTTCAAATTATAAATCTATTATGCTTTCGGAGTGTACAATTAAAAACACTTTAATACAAGGCGACAAGGCTGATTTTTTATTAAACCTACCTGACAGTTCAATTACTTTCTCAATACTTTTAGGTGGTGAACAAGGACATTCTGTAACCGGATTGGATGAAAGTACTATTATGATAGAAGGTCTTAAGAGCGATCCTGTTTCTCTAAAGAAATTCTTTGAAGAGAATCCACCTACATTATTCTTAATGGATGGATGCACCATTTCTGGTTGCATACTAACAGATTATGGCTCTGCCGAATTACTTCAGATACCGGAAAGCCAAATTGAGGCATTTACTTGGGAGAATGTAGATTACACAAAAGAATCATTATATAAGAAGGGTACAAAAAGAGAAAAATCTGTTCAAGAATATATGATGAAGCGTCTCGTTAATAAAGGTGCAAAAATAGTTTTCAACGATGATAACTCTGGAGAATCAGCTGATATTGTATCTATATTTCAAGAGAATGATATGATTAGATTTGAGTTAGTTCATTGTAAATATTCAAAAGACAAAAGCGGGCTCAGACTTGAAGACTTATTTGAAGTTTGTGGACAAGCTATAGTTTCTCTTAGATACAAATGGAAACCAGAAGAATTACTCAAACATCTGGAGAGAAGAAATAAAACAGGAATATTAAAAGGATTAAGATTTTACCATGGCGATGAAACTGATTTAGATGGAATTAAAAAAGCTTTAAAATATTCCAATGTTGAGTTTGAATTTGCAATAGCCCAACCAGGTGTAAAAGCAGTCAATCTTACACAAGACATGCAGAACTTCCTAGCATCAATTTATTCGACTGTGATTGAAATGACAGAAACTAAGCTTAAATGTTATTTTAATAATAATTAATTTTTGTAGAATCTTCTTAAAATTATATATTGACTCTGAGCAAAAAATTATTAATTGCTTGATCAGACTAAAGACTAAAAACTATAACCTATGATAAATAGAATAATTCTAATCGGTAATGGTTTCGATTTAGCACACGGAATGAAAACCAGCTATAGAGATTTTATTGATAAGTATTGGAATGATAAATGTGAGGCGTATGAAAAAAATGAACACTCCCTATTTGAGTGCGATGAGTTTTCCCTCCATGCAAAAATATAACACACACAATGACAATACTATAAAAACATTTTCAGATTTAGATGCCTTTGCGAAAGATTATAACCGAAATTTTACTCCAAAAAATAATTTCTTTATCAATTTATCAAGACACCTCCACTATGAAGGTTGGGTAGATATAGAGTCAGCTTTTTATGACAATCTGAAAGATATATCAATATTACAGCGAACAGAAAAATCGAATATGATTGATGTTCTGAATAAGAATTTTGAAGAGATTACCCGATTGATTGAAAGATATCTCACAGATGTTCAGAATAGTTTTAAAATTAGTTCATTGATAAATGATAGAATCACAGAAATTATTAATCAGCCAATAGTTACGCAGGATTTATCCGAACTCGTAATTCGGAAAATTATTGATGACAATTGGCAATTATTGCAGTCACATATTGAGGAATATAATGGCACAATGAAGAGAGGGCATTATTTAACAAATAATCATCAAAAGATTGTGAAGGATTTTGTACGCGAAAACACTCATTCACGCACAAAAGGACACTTCACCTCATACATTCTTAAAAATTTTTCTGAATTATTTATTTCTGAAAAACCATACACAGAGTTTATCAACT of the Chryseobacterium aureum genome contains:
- a CDS encoding DEAD/DEAH box helicase; translation: MNQLSFDYIAVEKIKLAGPFFFINKKVENGHIFQIAYDKENATFSAIYQGGKTYHISNNHILFSTELEKTSDGFKVKGCVKNANETTKTFFDDFKINGKGEDGKTLRAAQSGAVYKLMGHWSLSKDVATIVLPTGTGKTETMLVASLADKAEKTLIIVPSIELKNQIAGKFSTWGMLRELGVISESTPNPIVLVLSKILSNKSSLDSIKIADVVVSTPSLIARATKEVKSNLKELFTHVYFDEAHHIKADEWDQIKNLFKKSKIVQFTATPYRNDKKPIEGEVVYNYPLSKALEDECFSKISLVSIDERNPSKKDEAIARAAMERLTEDHTRGWIRHKMMVRTETAPRAEFLFTKYKEWFPDKRIVVVHSKTTGRSKIVEQIKKGKYDIVICVDMLKEGFDYPDFKIAAVHDLHKSISVLLQFIGRFTRTQKELGDASFVVNYAEESMSTELENLFQEGAGWEMVISEIADARKAEAESLLTFLQGCKPYSGFDSPEIELNPKLVYPALSCVCYKCEQIDWSKFREAFNLKNYAITQPYYNQKENVFYFTTQKREKVKWARTDKMRDQTWNLVVMHYDTTTKLLYVGYSEKRLDVNYLVENLTGDKPDILNGDCVFRFFDSIKRLSIIHAGIFKPANHLHRYSRLSGADVTTELTKWKEGKRCQKSDFVGMGYRDGFPISVGASVKGKIWSPARIGDLKEWKTWCLEVGKLITDESINSNQLLEDSAEKIQLEKYPEDLIVLATDWAEDLYSRIHKLTIRLSNYKSIMLSECTIKNTLIQGDKADFLLNLPDSSITFSILLGGEQGHSVTGLDESTIMIEGLKSDPVSLKKFFEENPPTLFLMDGCTISGCILTDYGSAELLQIPESQIEAFTWENVDYTKESLYKKGTKREKSVQEYMMKRLVNKGAKIVFNDDNSGESADIVSIFQENDMIRFELVHCKYSKDKSGLRLEDLFEVCGQAIVSLRYKWKPEELLKHLERRNKTGILKGLRFYHGDETDLDGIKKALKYSNVEFEFAIAQPGVKAVNLTQDMQNFLASIYSTVIEMTETKLKCYFNNN
- a CDS encoding AbiH family protein, with protein sequence MINRIILIGNGFDLAHGMKTSYRDFIDKYWNDKCEAYEKNEHSLFECDEFSLHAKI
- a CDS encoding bacteriophage abortive infection AbiH family protein; amino-acid sequence: MKKMNTPYLSAMSFPSMQKYNTHNDNTIKTFSDLDAFAKDYNRNFTPKNNFFINLSRHLHYEGWVDIESAFYDNLKDISILQRTEKSNMIDVLNKNFEEITRLIERYLTDVQNSFKISSLINDRITEIINQPIVTQDLSELVIRKIIDDNWQLLQSHIEEYNGTMKRGHYLTNNHQKIVKDFVRENTHSRTKGHFTSYILKNFSELFISEKPYTEFINFNYTSTELHYTTPKTHICHIHGELNSKENPIIFGYGDELDEHYKEIEKLNDNRYLDNVKSINYAKTDNYKKILNMINDGLFQVFVFGHSCGNSDRTLLNTIFEHENCASIKVFYHQKNETEDNFLDIYKNISRNFNSKAKLRDRVVNKFYSEPLIPFKLQQEIKESSIL